One window from the genome of Haloprofundus halobius encodes:
- a CDS encoding glycosyltransferase family 4 protein — MRVGFLVYGDLDERSGGYLYDRRIADALRRRGDEVVTFSLPERGYLRSTADNFDASLRRRIRSANLDVLLQDELCHPSLPWFNRRLDLDAPVVAVVHHLRADERRSRWRNALVRRLERAYLRSVDALVCNSQATRRSVSLTVGDTEGEVDRKPSVVAYPAGDRFESFAGTVSPTRVRERAEDGPLRIVCVGNVTRRKNVEILLAGLERVRDPWELVVAGSLDGDPEYVASLRETVDRLALDDRVRFTGRIDDSALAALYERSHLFAMPSTHEGFGIAYVEAMGFGLPVVASVSGGATELVADGTSGYLVDPLDPTEITDAAAPLCRNRNRLARMGLAALATYEAHPTWAESGARVGAFLDSLVGG; from the coding sequence ATGCGCGTCGGTTTTCTCGTCTACGGCGACCTCGACGAGCGCTCCGGGGGCTACCTCTACGACCGTCGAATCGCGGACGCCCTCCGGAGACGCGGCGACGAGGTCGTGACCTTCTCGCTACCCGAGCGGGGCTACCTCCGCTCGACGGCGGACAACTTCGACGCGTCCCTCCGGCGGCGCATCCGCTCTGCGAACCTCGACGTGCTGCTGCAGGACGAACTCTGCCACCCGTCGCTACCGTGGTTCAATCGCCGGCTGGATCTCGACGCGCCCGTCGTCGCCGTCGTCCACCACCTCCGCGCCGACGAACGACGGTCGCGGTGGCGAAACGCGCTCGTGAGACGGCTCGAACGGGCGTACCTCCGCTCGGTCGACGCGCTCGTGTGCAACAGCCAGGCGACGCGCCGGTCCGTCTCGCTGACGGTCGGCGACACTGAAGGCGAGGTCGACCGGAAACCCTCGGTCGTCGCCTACCCGGCGGGCGACCGATTCGAGTCGTTCGCGGGAACGGTCTCACCTACTCGCGTCCGCGAGCGGGCCGAAGACGGGCCGCTCCGCATCGTCTGCGTCGGCAACGTCACGAGGCGTAAGAACGTCGAGATACTGCTGGCCGGGCTGGAGCGGGTTCGAGACCCGTGGGAACTCGTCGTCGCTGGGAGCCTCGACGGGGACCCCGAGTACGTCGCGTCGCTTCGGGAGACGGTCGACCGACTCGCCCTCGACGACCGTGTCCGGTTCACCGGGCGGATAGACGACTCGGCGCTTGCAGCGCTGTACGAGCGCAGTCACCTCTTCGCGATGCCCTCGACGCACGAGGGATTCGGTATCGCCTACGTCGAGGCGATGGGGTTCGGACTCCCGGTCGTCGCCTCTGTTTCGGGCGGCGCGACCGAACTCGTCGCCGACGGGACGAGCGGCTATCTGGTCGACCCGCTCGACCCCACGGAGATCACCGACGCCGCCGCGCCGCTGTGTCGGAACCGGAACCGCCTCGCGCGGATGGGGCTAGCCGCGCTGGCGACGTACGAGGCGCATCCGACCTGGGCCGAGAGCGGCGCGCGCGTCGGCGCGTTTCTCGACTCGCTCGTCGGCGGG